One region of Oryza sativa Japonica Group chromosome 10, ASM3414082v1 genomic DNA includes:
- the LOC4349371 gene encoding uncharacterized protein isoform X2, which yields MDYDDSDFQSQNFQLAGEDNNKFPAGLRQFPLPKLDIDDQLQSHLRFDNLIDSEGLFSGQGHGNSWIEVLSTGSSVVDFSSSAAESCSINRTNNVWSEATSTESVEMLLKSVGENEMTGNMDENAHHQISGMDSKTDPSNMPSKTSDSPTGNIIVPAENDKSQSTRSEMAEDPSRIQPQLEHIRPFSVDDKAEQAVGSTLSDRKSNYTLESVSERCIVSGRSSSPKKTSESCPDVGSYFEVVHDDDSLDNLNIQSDGVGSRKLNNEPFSDLAPLQNIYTTSSYHFEQDNQESGVGVTTQGSEICHTNENKDGLHDLQNLSCTSQHLGSSNLTSEVSNETLLSGSSDGLLEAITNPVKMLHRSDDTSKRASATLQSSFLQVEHASEGTKGSIDRSSEPAMKKFGASEEPNSAKSQGEPDLKNSSPHLVIPLPTISGEFIQSPKGKQLAHVAGVSEETKYDRVDDTNHSTSDDSKLAMLEQLQDSVDNLSSGVMEEKTIRGQISAVSGNVVHVVKSGHCEKVAVSTSTTDDKFESPGDIVPDNSSACLPDEKDPSITVNHEVSFKEGVVPALEDDPEKMSSMNHEEPLKEDDKSTLEVGEHNTTSPVSEPLLMGSTGSVNPNIDTICSSGTDAVAETPQCEEQATSSGSLTTNATQDKLGDHPDACPPKVLTTGPLMQPEDHEDLVAPSSVLGASSEKGEQNNGKVPLNGMDDSGVQLQDKVLSHGGDRTLVTVSSENKNGLEHGTGEGSCTDATCGSPTVISCNESCPEEDGQGSNALLHHKQTEPPKDPKDHTASTNNSHVSKEGSSRNVKPTLTSEETHTAEDKSFSFEVGAPLNITEKAHAPAWSPLPRPEVAQSPEVTTGIPKPGNPSNHGSDESKNLAIVETSKEQLSGRKVVGSAEGSSVSSHIGHITKAKSTPLEQEQQHPTPDVNVSSAALGHQPFTDLQHVQLRAQIFVYGALIQGMPPAESYMVSAFGEPACGRKPPWGTLLQAALERYNSQRSSLTGLETPTSSHIGSRVTEKASRSTAVKTAPASKKGGKTVLPAHTAVPLHLPTLNMSPLGSSALSLPRGTHLDFGQAVSPVFPYSSQTRQPTSGVASWFPQSPGGRAAPWLVQPQNLIFDSSMKPPVPASANETAKGASSKNISISQAVSPVAFPPNQAPSTISPLAVIPEEKQKASVSTSKRGATPQKSRKRKKAPASPEQPIIAPLLKTDIASVTPATQHTPGFTLSTHSPSNILASGLVSNTGLVTPVPNYQITGIKDAEQRIFSEQISGAIEQSMGQAKGAGVHAMDAVRHAEGIWSHLSTNSKGKLPAEVEEKLTSAAAAASAAVSVAKAAAEAAKMASEAALQAKMMAEEVLSSTYANSSQKHDAGEFKVSNNLASFSSLTPTSSWKTKDDISKGSIISVAREVARKRVEEAAAAAKRAENLDAILKAAELAAEAVFKAGTIIGMGEPLPFTLSELLEAGPDGYWKSDQVRNKKATKLELPTDFSKSGRKRGGKAKHDHAIQNLEPSSSGKGLQLDVVHSGNVAEDVPTIAPVNGNRNDAAPNIIWNGIEKGSAVEVLVHKGESGVAWFSAKVLDINNDSACISYDSHTEETGLRKEWVPLRQEGEKAPQIRLAHPATVSRFKGTRKRRRDTSGNYSWAIGDHVDVLIEDSWREGIISRNRDGDETKLTVQFSGTSDSLVVDAWNLRPSLVWNDGQWIEWSRGKTVDCNKGDSPHEKRQRTKGNDHVPIGGAAAGPSMDTSTNAAAKPEEPKPLALSDRDMVFNIGKRVVESKTDGVAFKRPGLRKEGSRVVGVPKPGKKKKFMEVSKHYDADQADKISEGNASTRPVKHLVPNVPRPREGTSKVDQKGKRIGEMRSRVPKSTKSQDGATNIIPGKGPLSMSAPSTGVFESSHTFIGSTIGSSNNMNLSVEKNSSVHGVGLRSEDSSVSEPHIQAASAAPTSRKNLTTTDRAKRKLVPSMDNSNRTTNKTSEIPGKSADSTEPRRSNRRIQPTSRLLEGLQSSLIVSKVPGEKGPRTNYRSASSRGRNLG from the exons ATGGATTATGATGATTCTGATTTTCAGAGCCAGAATTTCCAGTTAGCTGGTGAAGACAACAATAAATTCCCAGCAGGTCTGCGGCAATTTCCACTGCCCAAACTTGACATCGACGACCAACTACAAAGCCACCTCAGATTTGATAACCTAATTGATTCAGAGGGACTTTTTAGCGGACAAGGTCACGGCAACAGTTGGATTGAGGTTTTGTCCACTGGAAGTAGTGTTGTTGATTTTAGTTCTAGTGCTGCTGAATCTTGCTCTATAAATAGGACAAATAATGTATGGTCTGAGGCAACATCCACTGAATCTGTGGAAATGTTATTGAAGTCAGTGGGTGAAAATGAGATGACCGGTAACATGGATGAGAACGCACATCATCAGATTAGTGGAATGGACAGTAAAACTGATCCATCCAACATGCCGTCCAAAACAAGTGATTCTCCCACAGGCAACATTATAGTACCAGCTGAGAATGATAAGTCTCAGAGCACTCGTTCGGAAATGGCAGAAGATCCTTCAAGGATTCAGCCTCAGCTTGAGCATATCAGACCTTTCTCAGTGGATGACAAAGCTGAACAAGCAGTAGGTTCAACTTTATCAGACAGAAAATCTAACTATACGCTGGAATCTGTTTCTGAGAGGTGCATAGTGAGTGGGAGGTCTTCTTCTCCAAAGAAAACATCAGAAAGCTGTCCAGATGTTGGCAGCTATTTTGAGGTGGTCCATGATGACGATTCTTTGGACAACCTCAACATACAGTCAGATGGAGTAGGTTCTAGAAAGTTGAATAATGAACCCTTCTCAGACTTGGCACCATTACAGAACATTTATACTACCAGCTCATATCACTTTGAGCAGGACAATCAAGAATCAGGAGTTGGTGTTACCACTCAAGGTTCAGAAATATGCCACACGAATGAAAATAAAGATGGACTTCATGATTTGCAAAATTTGTCATGTACAAGCCAGCATTTGGGTTCTTCAAACTTAACTAGTGAAGTTAGCAATGAAACTTTATTGTCGGGAAGTTCTGATGGATTACTGGAGGCCATCACAAATCCAGTAAAGATGCTGCACAGGAGTGATGACACTAGTAAGAGAGCCAGTGCTACACTGCAATCATCTTTCTTACAAGTCGAGCATGCATCAGAAGGCACAAAAGGTTCTATTGACAGGAGCAGTGAGCCCGCCATGAAGAAATTTGGTGCTAGTGAAGAACCCAATTCTGCTAAATCTCAAGGTGAGccagatttgaaaaattctaGTCCTCATCTTGTCATTCCTTTGCCAACCATAAGTGGTGAGTTTATTCAGTCTCCAAAAGGAAAACAGCTTGCTCATGTTGCTGGAGTTTCTGAAGAAACCAAATATGACAGGGTGGATGATACGAACCATAGCACTAGTGATGACTCAAAACTTGCCATGTTGGAGCAGCTTCAAGATTCTGTTGATAATCTATCTAGTGGTGTTATGGAAGAGAAGACAATCAGAGGGCAAATCTCAGCTGTTTCAGGGAACGTTGTACATGTAGTGAAAAGTGGTCATTGTGAAAAAGTTGCAGTTTCTACCAGTACAACAGATGATAAGTTTGAGTCACCGGGTGATATTGTGCCTGACAATTCTTCAGCTTGTTTACCTGATGAAAAAGACCCAAGCATCACAGTTAACCACGAGGTGTCATTCAAGGAAGGTGTTGTGCCTGCATTAGAAGACGATCCTGAGAAAATGTCCTCAATGAATCATGAGGAGCCATTGAAGGAAGATGATAAATCTACTTTAGAAGTTGGAGAACACAATACCACATCTCCTGTTTCTGAGCCCTTGCTGATGGGATCAACAGGATCAGTGAATCCGAACATTGATACTATTTGTAGCAGTGGTACTGATGCTGTTGCAGAAACACCACAATGCGAAGAACAGGCCACTTCTTCGGGTAGTTTGACCACAAATGCAACTCAGGATAAACTAG GTGATCATCCAGACGCTTGTCCACCGAAAGTCTTGACTACTGGGCCTTTGATGCAACCTGAGGATCATGAAGATTTAGTTGCACCATCCTCTGTCTTGGGTGCCTCGTCTGAAAAGGGTGAACAAAATAACGGAAAAGTTCCCTTGAATGGGATGGATGATTCGGGTGTGCAGTTACAAG ATAAGGTATTAAGTCATGGTGGAGATCGTACTCTTGTTACTGTTTCATCAGAGAATAAGAATGGCTTAGAACATGGGACTGGTGAAGGAAGCTGCACTGATGCTACATGTGGTTCGCCTACAGTGATTAGTTGCAATGAATCCTGTCCAGAAGAAGATGGGCAGGGCAGTAATGCTTTGCTTCATCACAAACAAACCGAACCACCCAAGGATCCTAAAGATCATACAGCTTCGACTAACAATTCCCATGTCTCAAAAGAAGGTTCTTCCAGAAATGTAAAACCTACTCTTACTTCGGAGGAGACGCATACAGCCGAAGATAAAAGTTTTTCATTTGAGGTTGGAGCTCCACTAAATATAACTGAGAAAGCTCATGCTCCTGCTTGGAGCCCATTGCCTCGACCTGAAGTTGCTCAGAGTCCCGAG GTAACCACTGGAATTCCTAAACCTGGAAATCCATCGAATCATGGTAGTGATGAAAGTAAGAATTTGGCGATTGTGGAGACCAGCAAAGAACAACTATCTGGAAGGAAAGTGGTTGGAAGTGCTGAGGGGTCTTCTGTAAGCTCACATATTGGTCATATCACTAAAGCCAAAAGTACACCACTAGAGCAGGAACAACAACATCCAACTCCTGATGTCAATG TTTCTTCTGCAGCTTTGGGGCACCAACCTTTCACAGATTTACAGCATGTGCAGCTACGTGCACAGATATTTGTTTATGGAGCTCTCAT TCAAGGAATGCCACCGGCAGAATCTTACATGGTGTCAGCTTTTGGAGAACCTG CATGTGGTCGTAAGCCTCCATGGGGGACACTTTTGCAAGCTGCTTTGGAAAGATATAATAGTCAGAGGTCATCTTTAACTGGCTTGGAGACTCCTACAAGCTCACATATAG GTAGCCGTGTGACGGAAAAAGCCAGTAGAAGCACAGCGGTTAAAACTGCACCAGCTAGCAAAAAGGGTGGCAAAACTGTGTTGCCAGCACATACTGCTGTGCCCCTTCATTTGCCAACTTTAAATATGTCTCCTCTTGGTAGTTCTGCTTTGAGCTTGCCACGAGGTACTCATCTGGATTTTGGCCAGGCTGTATCACCAGTATTCCCATACAGTTCACAGACAAGGCAGCCTACTTCTGGTGTTGCATCGTGGTTTCCCCAGAGCCCTGGTGGGCGCGCTGCCCCCTGGTTGGTTCAACCACAGAATTTGATATTTGATTCATCGATGAAACCGCCTGTGCCGGCAAGTGCAAATGAAACTGCAAAGGGAGCATCCTCTAAAAACATATCCATTTCACAAGCTGTTTCACCTGTTGCATTCCCTCCGAATCAGGCGCCTTCTACCATTTCTCCATTAGCAGTCATACCTGAGGAAAAACAGAAGGCATCGGTTTCTACTTCTAAGCGTGGAGCTACACCACAAAagtcaagaaaaagaaagaaagctcCAGCAAGTCCAGAACAACCTATCATTGCCCCTCTGCTCAAAACAGATATTGCATCTGTTACTCCTGCCACTCAGCATACACCAGGCTTCACCTTATCCACTCATTCTCCAAGCAATATTTTGGCCAGTGGGCTTGTTTCTAACACAGGCTTGGTCACCCCTGTGCCTAATTATCAGATTACTGGTATCAAGGATGCAGAGCAAAGAATCTTTTCAGAACAGATCTCTGGTGCAATAGAGCAATCAATGGGACAAGCAAAAGGGGCAGGTGTGCATGCGATGGATGCAGTTAGGCATGCTGAAGGTATTTGGAGCCACTTATCAACAAATTCGAAAGGCAAATTACCTGCAGAAGTAGAAGAGAAGCTTActtcagctgctgctgctgcttctgcagcAGTTTCTGTTGCAAAGGCAGCTGCTGAAGCTGCTAAGATGGCCTCAGAGGCTGCATTGCAGGCAAAAATGATGGCAGAGGAAGTCCTTTCTTCTACCTATGCAAATTCCTCTCAGAAGCATGATGCTGGTGAATTTAAAGTCAGTAACAACCTGGCTAGTTTCTCAAGTTTGACACCCACATCGTCttggaaaacaaaggatgaCATTTCCAAGGGTTCCATTATTTCAGTGGCACGGGAGGTTGCTAGAAAGAGGGTTGAagaggcagcagcagctgcaaaaCGTGCAGAAAACTTGGATGCCATTCTGAAAGCTGCAGAACTTGCTGCAGAGGCTGTGTTCAAAGCAGGAACCATCATTGGTATGGGTGAACCTTTACCTTTTACCCTTAGTGAGCTGTTGGAAGCTGGTCCTGATGGTTACTGGAAATCTGATCAAGTGAGGAATAAGAAGGCTACAAAATTGGAACTACCTACTGATTTTAGTAAATCTGGAAGGAAGCGTGGTGGCAAAGCTAAACATGACCATGCAATACAGAACTTAGAGCCATCTTCTAGTGGCAAAGGGTTGCAGCTAGATGTAGTGCATTCAG GGAACGTGGCTGAAGATGTTCCCACCATTGCTCCAGTCAATGGGAACAGAAATGATGCAGCACCGAACATAATCTGGAATGGCATTGAAAAGGGATCTGCTGTTGAG GTTTTAGTTCACAAGGGTGAGTCTGGAGTAGCTTGGTTTTCTGCCAAAGTTCTTGATATAAACAATGATAGTGCATGTATCAGCTACGACTCTCACACTGAAG AAACTGGTCTTCGCAAAGAATGGGTGCCATTGAGACAGGAAGGGGAGAAGGCACCTCAAATCCGCCTTGCTCATCCTGCAACTGTTTCTAGATTTAAAGGAACTAGGAAGCGCCGTAGGGACACATCAGGAAATTACTCTTGGGCTATTGGTGATCATGTGGACGTATTGATTGAAGATAG TTGGCGAGAGGGAATTATTTCTCGCAACCGTGATGGTGATGAAACAAAGCTTACCGTACAATTTTCAG GAACCAGTGATTCCTTAGTTGTTGATGCTTGGAATCTTCGCCCATCACTTGTTTGGAACGATGGGCAGTGGATAGAGTGGTCCCGAGGGAAGACGGTTGATTGTAATAAG GGTGATTCTCCTCATGAGAAACGGCAAAGAACAAAAGGTAATGATCATGTACCTATtggtggagcagcagcaggcccTTCTATGGATACGAGCACAAATGCTGCAGCAAAACCAGAGGAGCCAAAGCCATTGGCTTTATCTGATAGGGACATGGTTTTCAACATCGGAAAGAGGGTAGTTGAGAGTAAAACTGATGGTGTTGCTTTCAAGCGACCTGGACTTCGGAAAGAAGGATCACGGGTAGTTGGTGTTCCAAAACctggaaagaagaaaaagtttaTGGAAGTAAGCAAACACTATGATGCAGATCAAGCTGATAAAATTTCTGAGGGTAATGCATCTACCAGACCTGTGAAACATTTGGTGCCAAATGTGCCAAGACCACGGGAAGGTACTTCTAAAGTTGACCAGAAAGGAAAGAGGATAGGGGAGATGAGATCGAGAGTACCTAAATCTACAAAGTCTCAGGATGGTGCAACTAACATCATTCCTGGCAAGGGACCTTTATCCATGTCTGCCCCAAGCACTGGTGTTTTCGAAAGTAGTCATACATTTATAGGAAGTACAATAGGTTCTTCCAACAACATGAACCTCTCTGTAGAAAAGAATAGTTCTGTCCATGGCGTTGGCCTTAGATCTGAAGATTCTTCTGTTTCTGAACCACACATCCAAGCTGCATCTGCTGCTCCTACTTCCAGGAAGAATTTAACCACTACTGATCGAGCTAAAAGGAAACTTGTTCCTTCTATGGATAATTCGAACAGGACCACAAACAAAACATCTGAAATTCCAGGGAAGAGTGCTGATTCTACTGAACCCAGAAGGTCGAACCGCCGAATTCAACCAACCTCACGG TTACTGGAGGGTCTGCAGAGTTCCCTTATAGTTTCCAAAGTTCCAGGCGAAAAGGGTCCTAGGACTAACTACAGAAGTGCTTCCTCAAGAG GGCGAAACCTTGGCTGA